A genomic stretch from Theobroma cacao cultivar B97-61/B2 chromosome 4, Criollo_cocoa_genome_V2, whole genome shotgun sequence includes:
- the LOC18602618 gene encoding uncharacterized protein LOC18602618 isoform X2, which yields MAESKEISKKRKRSSLPTTHSLMGILTRSKSQIYLHRNRSGQSRPDSTRGRNHQDLQPVARKRKNGSPDEDSSVGCDLSSVSIKDLRLRRVFSPSSTDGVIRNCLDDAENLRKSEVAGNCLGGSKEARENGDFQKLDLSNEDFVQSTPPDAEIFGGNQGVERNGSYFSGQVLEKEPSESLQKHDGCTRKCVHEERNGINDSIKSVLKPCSRVKLFKTPGSFSYRRLLPYLMGSPTTGRCQKTEKGLEEKQFLASNCQETLADKSQTNGCTMEDHNSGSSKELNTKLVESLTSLDNECSSTPFDNGEIQKLELQVSFEDQNLNCSKHDSTSTIDDSPLNKEKLIGVVSSDKMMVDDGEVTKTNVESPCDAQSLDALDQTLSTVSNKCESYDYDEVRQNSNDDTKQFEVEGMSKATICHSFEAQHLNSVNPLSEVGGNRNCSLQQRVDNDGEVLEQVEDLNGECMLMTPPDSDMSFKHETDDSRWNRLDCVSQGMNHVIEKSANETLHRNSSQGRDKSLDSSPKNKMVPNPRLHLKLSKIPGSFSYRRLLPFLIDMRNDFSCASGNDQSLKVEKSSKEKAHSPLFTSGKEICMETFNGKSCSEEHYAGDDSMLLVAAATTPRCSSNQKLTQSPPKQVADSSMITDTQQEHGLLVNHAALDTNQKLETSPQNVVEPLSCLNNFGLFPRDEGAKSVSHQLPLETEEDCVKSTVKCATNKMQSEAIVEASIPPVIPAAGFRKGILKRNPHGCRGLCTCLNCSSFRLHAERSYEFSRNQMQDAEEVALDLIKELSNLRNMLEKSAKDQTSICINQVKEACKEASEAEELARTRLCEMNNDLNIHCRIPCGHRPSVRFANFVEEQVIPIAGSSKK from the exons ATGGCGGAGTCGAAGGAAATCTCTAAGAAGCGTAAACGATCATCCCTTCCGACAACACATTCCTTAATGGGAATCTTAACTCGCAGCAAATCCCAAATATATCTTCACCGTAACCGATCAGGCCAATCCCGACCGGACTCAACCCGCGGCAGAAACCACCAGGATCTGCAACCCGTCGCCAGAAAACGGAAAAATGGCTCTCCAGATGAAGATTCATCCGTGGGCTGTGATTTATCTTCCGTTTCCATCAAAGATCTCCGCTTAAGACGTGTCTTCTCTCCCTCTTCCACTGACGGGGTAATTCGTAACTGTTTGGATGATGCTGAGAATCTGCGAAAGAGTGAGGTTGCTGGGAATTGTTTGGGTGGAAGTAAAGAAGCGCGTGAAAATGGGGATTTTCAAAAGTTGGATTTGTCGAATGAGGATTTTGTGCAGTCAACCCCACCAGATGCTGAGATCTTTGGTGGTAATCAAGGGGTTGAAAGAAATGGAAGTTACTTTTCAGGTCAAGTCTTAGAGAAGGAGCCAAGTGAAAGCCTGCAGAAACATGATGGATGCACGAGAAAGTGCGTTCACGAGGAGAGAAATGGCATAAATGATTCAATCAAATCA GTTTTGAAACCATGTTCTCGTGTCAAGCTTTTCAAAACGCCAGGCTCATTCAGCTACAGAAGATTGCTTCCTTATTTGATGG GTTCCCCAACAACGGGGCGTTGTCAAAAAACTGAGAAGGGTTTGGAAGAGAAGCAATTCTTGGCTTCAAACTGTCAAGAAACATTGGCAGATAAATCTCAGACAAATGGCTGCACCATGGAGGATCATAACAGTGGTTCTAGTAAGGAGTTGAACACGAAATTAGTTGAGTCCCTCACCTCACTGGACAATGAGTGTTCCTCAACACCATTTGATAATGGGGAGATTCAGAAACTTGAGTTACAAGTTTCTTTTGAAGACCAGAATTTGAATTGCTCAAAACATGATTCAACTTCAACTATAGATGATTCTCCTTTGAACAAGGAAAAGTTAATTGGTGTGGTTTCTAGTGATAAAATGATGGTGGATGACGGTGAGGTTACAAAAACTAATGTTGAATCTCCTTGTGATGCTCAAAGTCTAGATGCTTTGGATCAGACATTGTCTACAGTTAGCAATAAGTGTGAATCTTATGATTATGATGAAGTTAGACAAAATTCTAATGATGACACAAAGCAGTTTGAGGTTGAAGGGATGTCAAAAGCTACCATTTGTCATTCTTTTGAAGCTCAGCACCTGAATTCTGTGAATCCTTTGTCTGAAGTGGGAGGAAACAGAAATTGCAGTTTACAGCAGAGAGTTGACAATGACGGTGAAGTCCTGGAACAAGTTGAAGACTTGAATGGAGAATGTATGTTGATGACACCACCAGATTCTGACATGTCTTTTAAACATGAAACTGATGATAGCAGATGGAACAGATTGGATTGTGTTTCACAAGGCATGAATCATGTTATTGAAAAGTCAGCAAATGAAACCTTACACAGAAATAGCAGTCAAGGTAGGGATAAAAGCCTAGACTCAAGTCCTAAGAACAAGATG GTTCCAAACCCACGCTTGCATCTGAAGTTATCTAAAATTCCTGGCTCATTCAGTTATAGAAGATTGCTTCCATTTTTGATCGACATGAGAAATGATTTCTCAT GTGCTTCTGGAAATGATCAGTCACTGAAAGTTGAGAAGAGTTCCAAAGAAAAGGCACATTCACCATTATTTACTTCTGGCAAAGAGATATGCATGGAAACTTTCAATGGCAAAAGTTGTTCTGAAGAGCATTATGCTGGTGATGATAGTATGCTGCTAGTGGCTGCAGCAACTACTCCGAGATGTTCATCTAACCAGAAACTGACACAATCACCTCCTAAACAAGTAGCTGATTCCTCAATGATAACGGATACACAACAGGAACATGGATTACTTGTTAATCATGCTGCATTGGATACAAATCAGAAGTTAGAAACTAGCCCTCAAAATGTGGTTGAGCCACTGAGCTGTCTCAACAATTTTGGATTATTTCCAAGAGACGAAGGTGCTAAATCAGTGTCTCATCAGTTACCTCTTGAAACTGAAGAGGACTGTGTAAAGTCTACTGTGAAATGTGCAACCAATAAAATGCAAAGTGAAGCTATTGTTGAAGCCTCTATTCCTCCTGTAATTCCTGCTGCTGGTTTCAGAAAGGGAATCCTTAAAAGAAATCCACATGGATGCAGAGGTCTTTGTACCTGTCTGAACTGTTCTTCTTTTCGGCTACATGCAGAGAGGTCAtatgaattttcaagaaatcagATGCAAGATGCTGAAGAAGTGGCCTTAGATTTGATTAAAGAATTATCGAACCTACGGAATATGTTGGAAAAATCTGCTAAAGATCAGACAAGTATTTGCATCAATCAG GTTAAAGAAGCTTGCAAGGAAGCCTCTGAAGCTGAAGAACTTGCCAGAACTCGTCTCTGCGAAATGAACAATGATCTAAACATTCACTGCAGAATCCCA TGTGGGCACCGGCCAAGCGTGAGATTTGCCAATTTTGTTGAAGAACAAGTCATTCCAATAGCCGGCTCATCAAAGAAATAG
- the LOC18602617 gene encoding xyloglucan endotransglucosylase/hydrolase 2: protein MGSSCNGVSMLVLVGLVVNSLVVVAYAGDFYQDFDLTWGDHRAKIFNGGKLLSLSLDRVSGSGFQSKKEYLFGRIDMQLKLVAGNSAGTVTAYYLSSQGPTHDEIDFEFLGNLSGDPYILHTNVYTQGKGNREQQFFLWFDPTRNFHTYSIIWKPQHIIFLVDNIPIRVFKNAESVGVPFPKSQPMRIYSSLWNADDWATRGGLVKTDWTKAPFTAYYRNFNAKACTWSGGASSCASTSSVSDGVWETNELDAPGRRRLRWVQKYFMIYNYCTDLKRFPQGVPPECKRPRF from the exons ATGGGTTCTTCTTGCAATGGGGTTTCCATGCTTGTGCTGGTTGGTTTGGTAGTAAACTCTTTGGTAGTTGTAGCCTATGCCGGTGACTTCTACCAGGATTTCGACTTAACTTGGGGTGACCACAGGGCTAAGATTTTCAATGGTGGGAAGCTTCTGTCCTTGTCTTTGGACAGGGTTTCAGGGTCAGGTTTTCAGTCCAAGAAAGAGTATCTGTTTGGGAGAATTGATATGCAGCTCAAGCTTGTCGCTGGCAACTCTGCTGGCACAGTAACTGCGTATTAT CTGTCTTCTCAAGGGCCAACTCATGATGAGATCGACTTCGAGTTCTTGGGGAATCTTAGTGGTGACCCCTACATTTTGCACACCAATGTCTACACTCAAGGCAAGGGGAACAGAGAGCAACAATTTTTTCTCTGGTTTGACCCCACAAGAAACTTCCACACCTATTCCATCATCTGGAAGCCCCAGCACATTAT TTTCTTGGTGGATAACATTCCCATTAGAGTATTCAAGAATGCTGAATCAGTTGGCGTGCCCTTCCCCAAGAGCCAACCCATGAGGATTTACTCTAGCCTTTGGAATGCTGATGACTGGGCCACAAGGGGTGGATTGGTGAAAACAGATTGGACAAAGGCACCCTTCACAGCATATTACAGGAACTTCAATGCCAAAGCTTGTACTTGGTCTGGAGGTGCTTCATCCTGTGCCTCTACAAGCTCAGTCTCGGATGGTGTATGGGAGACCAATGAGCTCGATGCCCCTGGCAGAAGAAGACTGAGATGGgttcaaaaatatttcatgatatACAACTATTGCACCGATTTAAAGCGTTTCCCTCAAGGTGTTCCTCCCGAGTGTAAACGCCCAAGGTTCTGA
- the LOC18602618 gene encoding uncharacterized protein LOC18602618 isoform X1 produces the protein MAESKEISKKRKRSSLPTTHSLMGILTRSKSQIYLHRNRSGQSRPDSTRGRNHQDLQPVARKRKNGSPDEDSSVGCDLSSVSIKDLRLRRVFSPSSTDGVIRNCLDDAENLRKSEVAGNCLGGSKEARENGDFQKLDLSNEDFVQSTPPDAEIFGGNQGVERNGSYFSGQVLEKEPSESLQKHDGCTRKCVHEERNGINDSIKSVLKPCSRVKLFKTPGSFSYRRLLPYLMDMGKDYSRSPTTGRCQKTEKGLEEKQFLASNCQETLADKSQTNGCTMEDHNSGSSKELNTKLVESLTSLDNECSSTPFDNGEIQKLELQVSFEDQNLNCSKHDSTSTIDDSPLNKEKLIGVVSSDKMMVDDGEVTKTNVESPCDAQSLDALDQTLSTVSNKCESYDYDEVRQNSNDDTKQFEVEGMSKATICHSFEAQHLNSVNPLSEVGGNRNCSLQQRVDNDGEVLEQVEDLNGECMLMTPPDSDMSFKHETDDSRWNRLDCVSQGMNHVIEKSANETLHRNSSQGRDKSLDSSPKNKMVPNPRLHLKLSKIPGSFSYRRLLPFLIDMRNDFSCASGNDQSLKVEKSSKEKAHSPLFTSGKEICMETFNGKSCSEEHYAGDDSMLLVAAATTPRCSSNQKLTQSPPKQVADSSMITDTQQEHGLLVNHAALDTNQKLETSPQNVVEPLSCLNNFGLFPRDEGAKSVSHQLPLETEEDCVKSTVKCATNKMQSEAIVEASIPPVIPAAGFRKGILKRNPHGCRGLCTCLNCSSFRLHAERSYEFSRNQMQDAEEVALDLIKELSNLRNMLEKSAKDQTSICINQVKEACKEASEAEELARTRLCEMNNDLNIHCRIPCGHRPSVRFANFVEEQVIPIAGSSKK, from the exons ATGGCGGAGTCGAAGGAAATCTCTAAGAAGCGTAAACGATCATCCCTTCCGACAACACATTCCTTAATGGGAATCTTAACTCGCAGCAAATCCCAAATATATCTTCACCGTAACCGATCAGGCCAATCCCGACCGGACTCAACCCGCGGCAGAAACCACCAGGATCTGCAACCCGTCGCCAGAAAACGGAAAAATGGCTCTCCAGATGAAGATTCATCCGTGGGCTGTGATTTATCTTCCGTTTCCATCAAAGATCTCCGCTTAAGACGTGTCTTCTCTCCCTCTTCCACTGACGGGGTAATTCGTAACTGTTTGGATGATGCTGAGAATCTGCGAAAGAGTGAGGTTGCTGGGAATTGTTTGGGTGGAAGTAAAGAAGCGCGTGAAAATGGGGATTTTCAAAAGTTGGATTTGTCGAATGAGGATTTTGTGCAGTCAACCCCACCAGATGCTGAGATCTTTGGTGGTAATCAAGGGGTTGAAAGAAATGGAAGTTACTTTTCAGGTCAAGTCTTAGAGAAGGAGCCAAGTGAAAGCCTGCAGAAACATGATGGATGCACGAGAAAGTGCGTTCACGAGGAGAGAAATGGCATAAATGATTCAATCAAATCA GTTTTGAAACCATGTTCTCGTGTCAAGCTTTTCAAAACGCCAGGCTCATTCAGCTACAGAAGATTGCTTCCTTATTTGATGGATATGGGAAAAGATTATTCTC GTTCCCCAACAACGGGGCGTTGTCAAAAAACTGAGAAGGGTTTGGAAGAGAAGCAATTCTTGGCTTCAAACTGTCAAGAAACATTGGCAGATAAATCTCAGACAAATGGCTGCACCATGGAGGATCATAACAGTGGTTCTAGTAAGGAGTTGAACACGAAATTAGTTGAGTCCCTCACCTCACTGGACAATGAGTGTTCCTCAACACCATTTGATAATGGGGAGATTCAGAAACTTGAGTTACAAGTTTCTTTTGAAGACCAGAATTTGAATTGCTCAAAACATGATTCAACTTCAACTATAGATGATTCTCCTTTGAACAAGGAAAAGTTAATTGGTGTGGTTTCTAGTGATAAAATGATGGTGGATGACGGTGAGGTTACAAAAACTAATGTTGAATCTCCTTGTGATGCTCAAAGTCTAGATGCTTTGGATCAGACATTGTCTACAGTTAGCAATAAGTGTGAATCTTATGATTATGATGAAGTTAGACAAAATTCTAATGATGACACAAAGCAGTTTGAGGTTGAAGGGATGTCAAAAGCTACCATTTGTCATTCTTTTGAAGCTCAGCACCTGAATTCTGTGAATCCTTTGTCTGAAGTGGGAGGAAACAGAAATTGCAGTTTACAGCAGAGAGTTGACAATGACGGTGAAGTCCTGGAACAAGTTGAAGACTTGAATGGAGAATGTATGTTGATGACACCACCAGATTCTGACATGTCTTTTAAACATGAAACTGATGATAGCAGATGGAACAGATTGGATTGTGTTTCACAAGGCATGAATCATGTTATTGAAAAGTCAGCAAATGAAACCTTACACAGAAATAGCAGTCAAGGTAGGGATAAAAGCCTAGACTCAAGTCCTAAGAACAAGATG GTTCCAAACCCACGCTTGCATCTGAAGTTATCTAAAATTCCTGGCTCATTCAGTTATAGAAGATTGCTTCCATTTTTGATCGACATGAGAAATGATTTCTCAT GTGCTTCTGGAAATGATCAGTCACTGAAAGTTGAGAAGAGTTCCAAAGAAAAGGCACATTCACCATTATTTACTTCTGGCAAAGAGATATGCATGGAAACTTTCAATGGCAAAAGTTGTTCTGAAGAGCATTATGCTGGTGATGATAGTATGCTGCTAGTGGCTGCAGCAACTACTCCGAGATGTTCATCTAACCAGAAACTGACACAATCACCTCCTAAACAAGTAGCTGATTCCTCAATGATAACGGATACACAACAGGAACATGGATTACTTGTTAATCATGCTGCATTGGATACAAATCAGAAGTTAGAAACTAGCCCTCAAAATGTGGTTGAGCCACTGAGCTGTCTCAACAATTTTGGATTATTTCCAAGAGACGAAGGTGCTAAATCAGTGTCTCATCAGTTACCTCTTGAAACTGAAGAGGACTGTGTAAAGTCTACTGTGAAATGTGCAACCAATAAAATGCAAAGTGAAGCTATTGTTGAAGCCTCTATTCCTCCTGTAATTCCTGCTGCTGGTTTCAGAAAGGGAATCCTTAAAAGAAATCCACATGGATGCAGAGGTCTTTGTACCTGTCTGAACTGTTCTTCTTTTCGGCTACATGCAGAGAGGTCAtatgaattttcaagaaatcagATGCAAGATGCTGAAGAAGTGGCCTTAGATTTGATTAAAGAATTATCGAACCTACGGAATATGTTGGAAAAATCTGCTAAAGATCAGACAAGTATTTGCATCAATCAG GTTAAAGAAGCTTGCAAGGAAGCCTCTGAAGCTGAAGAACTTGCCAGAACTCGTCTCTGCGAAATGAACAATGATCTAAACATTCACTGCAGAATCCCA TGTGGGCACCGGCCAAGCGTGAGATTTGCCAATTTTGTTGAAGAACAAGTCATTCCAATAGCCGGCTCATCAAAGAAATAG
- the LOC18602620 gene encoding uncharacterized protein LOC18602620: MKPQLSESSSVKSTTTMEDDRCETRDSCYYPGCRKDANCNCEICLASINATLDLMPVSIQKSSFTKLSASKPKVERTPISFDASAISTPRSSSCRLVESPALKSTARLSLKEKKGKKKEEKRSFDGVFWKFLLGLSLVFGMEIAFSWVFYGVFSPALTRDIVRSIGERSMVVQNLNGKLRFLQNELNGFTSGKVSNCSNTDSMWEIDQGSLLLHSHCVLYKSAMEEVRIWGWPLQTAGLLTTAFSSRSFTILSGRVTEWSNGKVGFLARKANASWVQRKWGASVIQLDPNTWIIEYRRSSVLENPRLFSATLELLKYRLTRMIRKMSEEFWLSSAFENQNSEFAGREQLRIPT; the protein is encoded by the exons ATGAAGCCCCAGCTGAGCGAGTCATCTTCAGTCAAATCGACCACCACCATGGAAGATGACCGTTGCGAAACCAGAGACAGCTGCTACTACCCTGGATGCAGAAAAGATGCCAATTGCAACTGTGAAATTTGTTTGGCCAGCATCAACGCCACTCTTGATCTCATGCCTGTTAGCATCCAGAAGAGTTCCTTCACTAAACTCTCAGCTTCGAAGCCTAAGGTAGAACGCACTCCAATCTCTTTCGACGCTTCGGCTATATCAACACCCAGATCGAGTTCTTGCCGCCTGGTGGAGTCTCCAGCTCTGAAATCAACTGCCAGATTAAGcttgaaagagaagaaggggaagaagaaggaagagaaGCGTAGTTTCGACGGTGTATTTTGGAAGTTTTTATTGGGTTTGAGCTTGGTTTTCGGAATGGAGATTGCGTTTTCTTGGGTTTTTTATGGGGTCTTCAGTCCCGCTTTGACAAGGGATATCGTGAGAAGTATTGGGGAGAGATCTATGGTTGTGCAAAATTTGAATGGAAAATTGAGGTTCTTGCAAAATGAGTTGAACGGATTTACTAGTGGGAAGGTTTCAAATTGCAGCAATACGGATTCTATGTGGGAAATTGATCAg GGTAGTTTGCTCCTACATTCGCATTGTGTATTGTACAAATCGGCAATGGAAGAGGTCAGGATTTGGGGATGGCCTTTGCAAACAGCAGGATTACTTACAACTGCATTTTCTTCCAGATCATTCACCATCTTATCTGGGAGAGTCACAGAG TGGTCCAACGGAAAGGTTGGGTTTCTAGCAAGAAAAGCAAATGCTTCATGGGTGCAAAGGAAATGGGGTGCCTCTGTCATACAATTGGATCCTAATACATGGATTATTGAGTACCGACGGAGCTCAGTACTGGAAAATCCAAGATTATTTTCAGCAACATTGGAGCTGTTGAAATATAGGTTGACAAGAATGATAAGGAAGATGAGTGAAGAGTTCTGGCTGTCCTCTGCTTTTGAAAACCAAAACAGTGAATTTGCAGGAAGGGAACAACTTAGGATCCCAACTTGA